In Oncorhynchus masou masou isolate Uvic2021 chromosome 28, UVic_Omas_1.1, whole genome shotgun sequence, the DNA window ctgtgtgtagtgAGCCCGTTCattgtactgtagggtgtgtttgtcgAACACTAGTCTGTGGCGTGCTTCTGGTGTTTATGTATCGTGGTGTGTTAGGATTTGTGTGGGTGCGTGAGAGAgggtgtgtgcgtgagagagggtgtgtgcgtgagagacggtgtgtgcgtgagagagggtgtgtgcgtgagagagggTGCGTGTCCAGAGAATACTGGTGTTTCAGCTGCCTGCTCCTCGATGCCTGGTCATCTCTTCTGGATTCTGTTTTCCTCTGATCACGATAAATTGGCTTTTTTTCtcttgtttcctgttttgtttcTGTCACGTAAAGCGTTTACATGCATAGATATGCCTCCCTATGCATATGCATTACATGTGTTGGTTATACTCTGAGAAACCAGTGCTCTTCAGTCTCACCTCCATACTTAACCTGAAAACACTTTAATGTGAACTTCTGTCAACCCTGACAGCATACaacaaaaaaaaggaaaaatgTTGAACTCAATGCAAACAAACGAAACAAACTATATTTTTTAACTTGTATATTGTACATGAATATCTTGTAGAGGAGAATGTACTTACTAAACATATCTAATTGCCAATAAGATGAACTGTCTGTGTAATCTAATAGCTCTCTACCCTGTGTCGTGGAGTTGGAGCTTTCTCACAAAGCTTAAGAGGTTTATCGTATTGTATTTCATTGCAGGTAACCTGGGTAACTTCCTTGATAACGATAATAAACGGCAATGCTCATGCCTCAAAATGTCTCCCTCCTGTTGTTATTGGCACTGCAATGAATAGAAAGCCATCACATTGTGCAGTCAGTCAGTTACACACACTGATTTAAAGAGTTGAAGACGTCAAGCGTCCCTTACGCATTTTCAAGGATGTCATTTTCAGTTGGGGCTCATTCTTACAGCACCATTCAGCTAAGTTGATGAAGCCCCCAGCTAAGTGGCGGTGTAGTGCCAGCACCAGAGGTCTGACCAAGGTGCATTCATTAAAGAAACAGCACCTTGAAGCATGTTGGCTTTTAATGATAAAATAGCACTTTCCGCTAATTATTTCCTCAGAGCTGCTGAGTACAGCACAGTAGCTCTTACATTCAGCTGTGGAAGCCTGCCAGCACTGTTGAGCAACCATATATCTTGTGGCGTGCCCAGTCTCCAGGACTGTGTGTCCGTGCCTGCACGCGAGCGAGCCCCTACGAACTGCCTTTGTATCCGTTGCTCACTTCAATAGTAACGTTAACAACAAAGGATTTAAACAAGACTGACCTCGGATCTGTTCTTAGTGGGGATAACCTTCTCCCACTCTAAAGGTAAAAGAACCGTGTTGACTGTGTGGTCATAAGTATATCGACACTGGGCACTCCAAGGAAACTCACAAATGTAACTGGGTGCTCCCATGTGATGTGTAGCCTAAGTCTTGGTCTCTGTTATGCCATAATCTCTGGCCAATCCTTCTTTACGCCCTCCCAGTCTATGAGGGCAGCAGTGTGTTGTACCCTCAGTAACAGATTCCTAAGATGGTGGGGACATTCTTTCTGCTCTGTATCGGATCCTGTCTCCTGCTGCTGGTTGTGCTGAGGCCTCGGAGGCCCAGGAACTTCCCGCCGGGACCACCGCCCGTTCCCATATTTGGGAATGTTCTGCAGCTGAGCATGAAGAATCCTATGGCTGTCTTGGATAAGGTAAGAAGACGGAACGAGCACTCGAGAAagttgcaatgtttttattttcttCATATTTTGGCCTACTTCACCTTTGAAAACCCCATGAACAAACATGTAGGCTTTAGCTAAGCGAGCTAACAGTCTCCTGTATTGTTTTCTAGCTGTCCGGAGAGTATGGTGAGGTGTACAGCCTGTTCCTGGGCTGGAGGCCTGCCGTGGTGCTCCATGGTCTACAGGCGGTACGGGAGGCACTGGTGACTAAATCCGTGGACTTCGCTGGACGACCACAGGGCATGATGGTCAACCACGTAACAGAGGACAAAGGTGATATGTGTTAGCCATGCAACAAGATATCATAGAATTTTATACTGCTGTCATATTACATTATACCATGTATTGCATGGCAGTGTATTGCAATGATTTAGCTCTACCGAACCATGTTTTAATGGCGGTTTCTAGAGATTACAGGTATATTGTGGCTCAGGCTCAGAAGATTAACCCAGTGTTTCACCACCACAGGTCTGATCATGGGTAACTACGGGGCGGTGTGGAAGGAGCACCGGCGCTTTGCTCTGACCACCATGAAGAACTTTGTTCTGGGGAAGAGATCCATGGAGGAGAGGATCCTGGAGGAGACGGATCACGTCTGCACTCGGCTGAGAGAGAATGCAGGTATGTAACCCTCATCTAACCCGTCGTTGAGGATCAACAAAAAGGTGTTGATGAGTTGAACTGGATACTCAATGTCAACTTAGTTGTTGAGGTTTTTAGAAGAAGTGCTTTAATTACTGTCAAATGTGTTGGAAACAAACGTCTTCATAGCAACAGTGTGTTATTTGTCAGGTAAATCCTTGGACCCTGTGACTCTGGTCCACAGCGCTGCGTCCAACATCATCTGCTCGGTCCTGTTTGGTCATCGCTATGACTACCAGGACCCGGTCCTCTCCTTCATCATCAACAGCTTCAAGGAGAATGCTCAGATTGCTAACGGGCCCTGGGCTGCTGTGAGTTACAAATACACTCAAGTTAACCTCTATTGCAGCATAAAAAGATCACAGTTGTTGCACTCAACATTTCTCAGATCCAACGTCTTTAACGTTTTTACCTGAAGTAGATATTTGGGAAATTCTATTCTTTATTTAGCTCTATGGGCACTTATGTAGTCATTCTTTAGGCCTTTATGTGTCATTCTCTACGCAGGTCTATGACAGCTTCCCACTGCTGCGGCGGCTGCCCCTCCCCTTCCAGAGAGTGTTTGACAACTACAGAGCTCTGAAGAAACACACCGTGGAACTAGTGGAGCAGCACAAACGCACACGTGCACCCGGGGAGCCGCGAGACGTCGTAGACAGCTATCTGGATGAGatggacaaggtgtgtgtgtgttatcctgtCTTTAGTGTTAAATGACTGAATGTATTTATACCACTGTTATTACATTAAGTTATAGCAGATCTATAACGTGTTCTCCAGAGAGGTCCAGAGGGGTGTGTGCTGGAAGAGGGGAGGTTGGTGATGTTACTACTGGACCTCCATTTCGCTGGGACTGACACTAGCTCCAATTCCATACTCACGGCGCTGCTCTacctagctacacacacacacatacagggtgAGTGGACGCACACCctggctttagctcagtgggctaactcaGTCTCATTGTCACTCAGGTGGCCCTGGGTTTGATACTCATTGGCGACATCATGTTATCGCTGCAAACTGTTCCTACATGAGCTGTCTGGCACAGGCCAGGACACGCATTAGCTTAAGACAGTCGGTCGGTCCCAAAGGAGGCTGACAAAAAGTATTAATTTCTCTCCCTTTGTCTTCACTCTCTTTGACTCTATCCCTCACTCCCCAGCCCAATGTCAGACGGAGATTGACAGTGTTctgggggggaaggagagagtgtcGTTTGAGGACAGACACAGGATGCCCTATGTGATGGCCACTATCCATGAGACCCAGCGTCTAGCCAACATCGCACCGCTAGGGGTGTTTCATGCTACCGTCAGACCCACCAAGCTCATGGGCTATGACATAccagaggtacacacacagataaccttttaaattacacacacacactcacactcacacaagaGACAGATCTGGTCAATGTTGGCCCTTTGGGGAACAAGGCTTGTGGGCTATAACATACCCAAGGTGATAAGTGACattcacacacaagcacacacacacatgagtgcacaaacacacacacacacacacacaaatgcattgACCTTCAGCATTCAACATGTATGGTCATGAATTTGGCATTATTCCTTCAGTTGTTATTGgtgcctctccccatctctttgtgtttttctctctcttgctccctgcGCACCTCTGTTTCCTACtacctgtctttctgcctgtcttccCCTTATCATTCTatttctctcatccctctgccCCCCTacactttcctctctctctccctccctccccctctcactcactctccttccccatccctctcaccTTCATCTTTCCCTCGCTCTCTGGCAAAGGGGACTCTGGTTATCACCAACCTCACCTCTGTGCTCTTCGAGAGCAGCCAATGGGAGCGTCCAAATGACTTTAACCCTGCCCACTTCCTGAATGATGACGGGCAGTTTGTGAAACCAGAAGCCTTTCTGGTGTTCTCGGCAGGTATAACTGATAATAAATAGCTTCTGACAACATGGCCACCAGTTCTATCAATCACATCAGTGCAGATGAATGAGAGGGGACGAGGagagactattgagatgcagcctaAGGTTATAGACAGGAATACTGTCATCTTATTCTCTAGAGAGAAACGGAGCCGTTCAGTGGATCTACAGGTGTCCGAGGTTTATGATGTAAATCCTGGGCTGTTTATGTAACTAGTGTTTAGTTCTGGATTTATATAACTGCTGTTgttagttatgtaaatgtgacaagTCATGCTTCAGCCCCTGCTGGCCAAGTAGACAGTTTTAATAAGCAAACAATTAGAGACAAAGAGTACAGAAAGAGTGAAATTGGTAGTTAGGCCAGTGAGATTTTGTACTCTGTCATTATGTtactgattttgtgtgtgtgtgtgtgtgtgtgtgtgtgtgtgtgtgtgtgtgtgtgtgtgtgtgtgtgtgtgtgtgtgtgtgtgtgtgtgtgtgaggtcctCGTGTGTGTCTCGGGGAGCTGCTGGCACGTATGGAACTCTTCCTCATCCTGGTTACTCTGCTGCAGCGATTCCACTTCCTGTGGCCAGAGGATGCGGGGAACCCTGACCTTTCACCTGTGTTTGGGGGTATCCAGTCACCCAAACCCTACAGGGTATCAGTCAGACTGAGAGGAAACCAGGGTGCCTGATGGAACCAGTTGGAGCCAGTGTTACTTTTAAATATGTCCCCACATCATTATGGAGTATgtaggggctcccgagtggcccagcggtctaaggcactgcatctcagtgctagaggtgtcacttctgaccctggttcgattccaggctgtatcacaaccggccatgattgggagtcccatagggcggcgcacaattggcccagtgtcgtccgggttaggtttAAAAATGTAAAGCATTGTGATATTTTTTATTGTGTTTGGCAGCTGTTCCATCATAAAATCTGTTTGGTTCATGTTCAAGtcatgttttcatttttttttatagcAAATGGCATGTGATCCACTGCCATGCGTCATTTATCCCTGTAAAGCGGTCTCAGGTTTATCCTGTACCTCATTTCAATGCTTGCACAGCTCTCCTGAATCAGCGGACTTTAAAACGAGTAATACCTTATATAGCCTTGTGcgtgtgttgggggggggcagGCGTGAGTTTTATATAGGCTTTTCAAGAGGGGCAATGCCCGGTCAATTAGGCAGCCAATGTACCGTGGCGCGGGAGAGAATGCTGTAGCACTGCAGAACCTAGTCCACTGCAAGACCTAGTCTCTCCTCTGTCATGGCCATGAACAACCTCAAGAGGGCTACAGTGAGATCActgaatcacacacacatatacacacacacacacaaacaaaccctgTAGCAAGGGCACTCTTTATTAAGACAGAATCAGTGAATCAGTAACCTCAGCAGGGGGTCAGGTAGGTCAGTTGGAATATTTCCTCTCCCTCATATTCTAATCTCTATTCTAATGAATTAGAACATTCTTGAATAGGACTGTGCATTTGATTTGTGGACTATTGTATTCAGATGGTATGGAACAGAATAATGCTTGCAGCTGATTTGCTCAGAGGGAAATAACGAATAGGACTATAAATAGAAGGCTAGTAAATAGGAAGACACTGCCTCATATGGTATTGTGGATAAAACAACTGGGCATGCACAGTTAACCTGGTAGGTTTAACCTGATAGGTTAATCAAGGGATTATCATTAGGGTACAGCTATGATGATGAGGATGtgtcataatcatcatcatcatcatcaattaaTTGTAATGAACAACAATGCATAGCACCGTTTTATTATCAAAAGAAAAAAAGGCATGCAAAATCCAGGGGTATAAATGTAGTGAACACTACAGTGCAtcttcaccaccaccatcaccatcatcatagggagctcctccactcctcacatctctcctcctcatctcccgtGTGGGAGGGGTTTCCCTCCTGTGGGTACGGTAGTTGCCTCTCAGCCCCCGTTTCTCCTTTCAGCGCGCGACTGAGAGGGAGGGGGCGGGGTTCAGGGCTCGCGGCTTTAAATGAGGAGGTCGGACTACTCGGTCGCGTGCGATTGGAGGGAGTGTATGGGGACTGTTGTGGAAAGAGCGCTCCTATAGAAATTGTGACAGTCGCACAGAGACAGGACGCTTTATTTGacatttctctctccatctctaattCTCCAATCTCTGTCGGAGGAAGAAAAAACATTTAAAAGAACTGTTGGAGAAGTGTCAGGTAAGAGAAGTGAGAGCATTTTGATTGTGTGTCAGTATGTGGTTGATTGGGGGAAAAAAGATGACGTTAGATTAGAAGGACTCGACAAGAATGAATTGACCAATATGGATTGCAAGAATCCATTATTCAGGATGTAAATAGTCAACATGTGCCATGTCTGAGAAAATTATGCATCTTGTGAACATTTTAGAGGGAGAAAAAAAGGTTGACTTATGTGAACATAGAAAATGACTTCTATTCATTCAATTCCTCCCTTTCCAGTAATTGAATGCCCCACTCTGTGTCACCACTGCAGGGCATAATTTATTACAGTGAGATCCACAAAGAGCTGCATACTGAAATGACAGGAGAGGTTGATGTCTCTGTAACCTCAGTCCCCAGCCTCTTGTGGGTATATTGACACAAAAAGACTTGGGCTTAATCCCTTCTGGGGATAGAAGAGTGCGGAACAAGGTTCTTAAGGGGGCAATAAACCAAGCTTTCCTTGCCATGATCTCTTCAGGCCATATTCTCCCCCTTCCTTCACTATGGACTCATTTACATTTGACATGTCAAGCTGCAAAGTACACCGATTAGAAAAAGCAAGTCAGCTACAGCAGAAACAGACAGTCGGGACAGATAGTGTGGAGTCGCTCCCCATTACTCCTCATTGCACCGACAGCCACTGTTTCAGACCTGTCTCACGCGCACACTCACTCCGAACTAGCCAGTCTGTAAACGAGGTGAGGGAGCCTTCAGTTACTAACATTAACACATACTGGCAGCAGAGAAAGGTCAAGATGAAGAACAATGTGAAATAGGAGAGAAGCAAGTCAGAGAATAACATTATTGTCATGCTACAAggtatgtgtgtgcctgcatgcatGAGTGTGGAGAGGTCAAAGGTCAGGTTATGATTCCCTATAGAACATGCTCTAGCTGCAGTATATTGATCAGCTCTTATTTTCCCATGGTCTACAATCCCCTGTGATaggtattattgactgtgtgtgtgtgtgtgtgtgtgtgtgtgtgtgtgtgtgtgtgggatggagAGTTAGGCGCTGACTGAGGTGCTGAAACTGACAGTGCTTACATCACTCACTCCAAACCCCCACTGCTGCTGAAGTCAGGGGAAATATTCACCGGGTTGGGGGTTTTACCCTCTTAGTAGACAGATTTAAAAGGGATACATTGCAGATTGATCCTCTGGGGTCATCAACTAAAACAGCAAGTTCAAGTGTATAGAATGGCGTCAGGCATGATGTGTATTGTCAGAAAGTCCCTGATCTTTCCCCTTGTCTTTTTGTAGTTGGACTCCTGGCTGTAATATAGTGTTCCTGTATTGGCACTGCTGCAGCCTGCAATATACAGTAGCGCTCCTGGAAAAGCACTCAATGTGATCCATTACTCCGCAGTAGAAAGAGCAAGAGGGAGTTTGTCCTAGTTTTACAATGGTAAGATAAGACAGTGCTGCTGGACTTAATTACAATCTGCTGTGGACATTTATCACCCTGGAAAATAATTAAGATGGTGAGAGACGGATGTGGATGGCTGCTGTAGTTGTTTATGAGCGCATGATGCTGGAGTCTGGTTTGGCACTGTCTGTATAGCACTGCACTGTCTGTATAATCTCCAGCTGTAGATGATGATGAGCTGGGAAGGATGGAGTACTCAGCCATGTTGTAATGCCAAACATGCTATCAGTCGTTACTCCGTTACTACTGCAGTGCAGTAgcaggctgctactactgctactactattactattattattattactactactactactagcactactactactaattattattattattattattactactactattgctactagtactactactactactactactgctactattgctGTAATTACTACTTCTAGTATTACTATTAcaactactattattattactagtaatactactactactgctacaattactactTCTATCACTAGTACTATTACTACTAGTAGtaatactactagtactactactactaatactattactactactataactaccaacccttaccctaaacctaaccgctAGCCCTAATTAACTAACCCTAACcgctaaccccaaccctaaacttAAAATGGCCTTCGAGggagaattttccttgttttactttCCGGTACCTGGAAGATAATAATATTTcttgggtacacacacacacacacacacacacacacacacacacacacacacacacacacgtagaaaaGAATGGGAAAGGATAGCCTGCTGTCATTGCTTATTCGTTTCATACATTATAGACTCTCCATGATGATAAATGGAGGTCAGGGTTGGGGTGAACTCAATTCCAACCTAATCCATTTAACCAATCAACTCACATTCATGAGTTGGACAGTTTCCcgttgctttcaatgagaatttcCCACCTCATTTCATCCAGGATGTTGGAATGTATTTTCTTCAGTTTGACACAGTTGGAACCTAGAGTAATTGACTTCCTGTCCCAAATCTGCAGGGAAAGCGATGTCGTCCACTACTTCCCTGGCTGTTCTCTCTCATGACAGATATTCTCCGGCACAACAAAGTGTGACCAGAGGTGATTGATTAGCAATGTACCATGAGTATGTTTGGAGTGTGTATAGCCGTcaagggtggtggtgttgtgcGTATGTGGAAGCACTAGTGCGTGTTAGATGCTGAATCAGGCGGTTGCATATCCTTAGTGAATATTAAGGTGTGTCCATTTCCTCTGAGTACCATACTGTTAAATATGTTTTGTGACAAGTCGTTCCCTGGCTGGGAAAATGAATGTGTGAGGGAACCAGAACTATAGATTCATTCTGGACCTGAGACCTGAGCTGAATGTTGACGCTGCATGGCCACACAGCCGTATCTGAAAGAGAAGGATAGAACTACACACATCCACGAGCTGGATAGAGCAACAAATGAGCTCTTATGAGCAAAAAATCTTTGGCACATTATTCCCAGTATTGGACACCCCGTTTCTTACAGAGAGGTACCCTACTGGTGCTAAGAAGTACCCTTCAAAGGTGACTAACTctcttcctggagagctacttaGTATGCAGGAACGTGCAGGACTTTTGATCCCATGAGTAGGGTTGCCAGTGGAGATTTTAGCATGTATATCTTGGTGCGGCAAACAAACAAATAAtgtttttagatgcatgccagcaaagccactacacaacactaaacattacattaattgcactataacagtgaaaaactgtgcccacaaactgttaggtcCTACATAAAGCTTTCCCAACAGCAGaggtttcttttcagcaccatggagtgaacccttaccactgctacacctggctatcagcggagccttgtctggcagcgaaacagttcattcagcctcatttactgccttttataAAACattgctgatatggctgacttgcttaaacaaatgtgttttctactgacaattgagatgtacaaactgtggcataagggaacgatgagcggataagaggcaatccatcatttcgattaagacattaatgagcgagctaagatggacgtagtcaatataactatttttttcagcacttttgaaatgtacagcgtgagaattcagaacatgggccgttcttacagtgttctcccatgtacaccaagtcagaaccgtaggataaataaatggggaagggacgaggaggaggaggaggaggagtagtaggaaggatcggaggaccaatgcgcagcgtggtaagtgattataactcagaacactaac includes these proteins:
- the LOC135517723 gene encoding cytochrome P450 2D15-like, which produces MVGTFFLLCIGSCLLLLVVLRPRRPRNFPPGPPPVPIFGNVLQLSMKNPMAVLDKLSGEYGEVYSLFLGWRPAVVLHGLQAVREALVTKSVDFAGRPQGMMVNHVTEDKGLIMGNYGAVWKEHRRFALTTMKNFVLGKRSMEERILEETDHVCTRLRENAGKSLDPVTLVHSAASNIICSVLFGHRYDYQDPVLSFIINSFKENAQIANGPWAAVYDSFPLLRRLPLPFQRVFDNYRALKKHTVELVEQHKRTRAPGEPRDVVDSYLDEMDKRGPEGCVLEEGRLVMLLLDLHFAGTDTSSNSILTALLYLATHTHIQAQCQTEIDSVLGGKERVSFEDRHRMPYVMATIHETQRLANIAPLGVFHATVRPTKLMGYDIPEGTLVITNLTSVLFESSQWERPNDFNPAHFLNDDGQFVKPEAFLVFSAGPRVCLGELLARMELFLILVTLLQRFHFLWPEDAGNPDLSPVFGGIQSPKPYRVSVRLRGNQGA